GAACGATGACGGGCATAACGCCCTGCACGTGCTGTTGACCGGCGAGACGGACGCCTACTACGCCGACTTTGCCGACGACCCCACCGCCAAACTGGCCCGCTGCCTGGGCGAAGGTTTTATCTACCAGGGCGAAACCACGCGCCACGGTACCCGGCGCGGCGAGCCCAGCGCTCATTTGCCGCCCAGCGCCTTTGTGTTGTTTTTGCAGAATCACGACCAGATCGGCAACCGCGCCCTTGGCGAGCGCTTGCACCAACTGTGTTCGCCCCAGGCCTTGGAGGCGGCAACCACGCTGCTATTAATGTCGCCGATGATCCCGCTGCTGTTCATGGGGGATGAAGTCAACGCCCCACAGCCGTTTCTGTTTTTCACCGACCATCACGGCGAACTGGCCGAGGCGGTGCGCGAAGGCCGGCGCAATGAATTTGCTGAATTCGCCGCCTTCAGTGACCCCGCACGCCGTGCGCAGATTCCCGACCCCAACGCGCTGCAGACCTTTGAGCGCTCCATGCCACGGTTTACCCAGGCGCCGGCGGTGCTGTATCGGCAACTACTGGGCCTGCGCCGGCAGCATATCGTGCCCCCATCTGCCCGGCAGCACCGCCCTCGGCGTGCAAATCCTGGGCAAGGGCGCGGTGTCGGCACGCTGGCGCCTGGGCAACGGCCGCCTGTTGCAGATCGATCTCAACCTGAGCCCGGCCACCCTGCATCACCCGGCCGGCATCCACGAACTGTTCAGCACCAGCAGCGACCCTAAGTTACTCACGCCCTTCTCTGCCCGCGTCAGCCTGACGCCGGGTGACACCTCATCATCTGTTGGAGAGCACTCTTGAGCGAAGCGCAATTGGAAATACTCGCCAGCCGTGCGGGCCTGGCGGTGGACTGGATCGACGCCAACGGCCGCCCGCAGCATGTCAGTGCCGACGCGTTGCGCGCCGTACTCCAAGGCCTCGGCCACCCCGCCGACACCGATGCCGCCATCGCCGCCAGCCTGCAAGACCTCGAGCGCGTGCAGCAAGACAGGCACCTGGCGCCGCTGTTGACCGTGGACGTTGGCAGCGGCCTTGACCTGGCGGCTTACTTCACCCCCCACACGCCGTGCCAGGTTCACCTTGAAGACGGCAACACCCAAAGCTTGACGCTGGATGCCGAAGCCACACTGCCCGGCGTCCTGCCCGTGGGCTACCACCAGGTGCATATCGCCGACCAGTCCTTCACCCTGGCCGTTGCCCCTCATCAGTGTTTCAGTGTCGCCGAGGCGGTGGACAGTCAGCCCGCCCGCGCCTGGGGCCTGAGCGCCCAGCTATATGCCTTGCGCCGCAGCGGCGACGGTGGGTTCGGTGACACCCAGGCCCTGGAGCAACTGGCCCGCGCCGCGGCTGAACGGGGCGTCGATGCCCTGGCGATCAGCCCGCTGCACGCGATGTTCGGTGCCGATACCGAGCGCTATAGCCCCTATTCACCGTCCAGTCGCCTGTTCCTCAACAGCCTGTATGCCTCCCCCGGCTGCATCCTCGGCGAACGCGCATTGCGCAGCGCCATCGAATCCACGGGGCTGGCCGATGAACTGCAAGAACTGGAACAACAAAGCCTGATCGACTGGCCCGCCGCCGCCAAGGCCAAGCAACGCCTACTGCGGGCCCTGTACGAGGACTTCTGCCAGGGCGAACACCCGCAGCAGGCGGACTTCCAGAGTTTCCGTCAGGCCGGTGGCGAGGCCCTGGAAAACCATTGCCGCTTTGAAGCCGTGCAGGCCGTACGCGCCGCCAACGGTGAAAGCCTCGACTGGCGCCAGTGGCCCGAGGAATGGCGCGACCCCGGTAGCGCCGCGTTGGCACACTTTGCCGCCGAACAGGCCGAGGCGATCGGTTTTTATGTCTTCAACCAATGGCTGATCGCCCGCTGCCTTGAACGTGCGCAGCAAGCTGCACGGGGCAGTGGCATGGGTATCGGCCTGATTGCCGACCTGGCCGTGGGCGCCGACGGTGCCGGCAGCCAGGCCTGGAGCCGGCAGGATGAACTGCTGGCCGACCTTACCGTGGGCGCACCACCGGATATCCTCAACCGTGCCGGCCAAGGCTGGGGCATCTCCGCGTTTTCCCCCGAAGGCCTGAAGCGCAATGGCTTCCGGGCGTTTATCGAAATGCTGCGGGCCAACTTCGCCCATGCCGGCGGTTTGCGTATCGACCATGTGATGGGCCTGCAACGGCTATGGGTCATCCCTAAGGGCGCCTCGCCCAAACATGGCGCATACCTGTATTACCCGGTAGACGATTTGCTGCGCCTGCTGGCTCTGGAATCCAGCCGGCATCGCGCGATTGTGCTGGGCGAAGACCTGGGCACGGTGCCCGAGGGTCTGCGGGAAAAACTCAGCGCCCGCGCCATGCTTGGCATGCGCGTGCTGTTGTTTGAACAGGACCATGGCGGGCGCTTCACGCCGATCCTCGACTGGCCGGACAACGCCCTGGCCACCACCAGCACCCATGACCTGCCGACACTCTATGGCTGGTGGCACAGCCGCGATATCGACTGGAATGTGCAATTGGGGCTGATCGACACGCCCACGGTGGAACAATGGAGCGAACACCGTCAGCGTGAGCGCGAGGCACTGCGCCAGGCCCTGGTGCAAGACCCGCAAAATTTGCGCGATGAACTGCGCAACGAAACCGACCAGATGCTTGATGCCAGCGTGCGCTACCTCGGCCACACCCGTGCGCCGCTGGTGTTGCTGCCCCTGGAAGATGCCCTGGGCGTCGAAGAGCAAGCCAACCTGCCCGGCACCATCGACACCCATCCCAACTGGCGCCGGCGCTTGCCGAGGGATGCTGCGCAGTTGCTCGAAGATGAAAACGCCTCGCGGCGCCTGGAGTTGCTGGCTGTGGCGCGCAATCAGGCCCTAGAGCGTGACCGATGAACGCCGTGTTGCTACGGGCCACCCAGCGCCTGCAGTTCCATAAGGGCTTTACCCTCGATGATGCGGTGCCGCTGGTGCCGTATTTCGCCAGCCTGGGCATCAGCCACCTGTACGCCTCGCCCCTGCTCAAGGCCCGCGCTGGCTCGATGCATGGCTACGATGTGGTCGACCCGACCACCGTCAACCCAGAGCTTGGCGGCGAACCGGCGCTACGCCGCCTGGTGGCCGCCCTGCGGGCACACGACATGGGCCTGATTCTGGACATCGTGTCCAACCACATGGCCGTCGGCGGCAGCGACAACCCCTGGTGGCTGGACCTGCTGGAATGGGGGCGCCTGAGTCCCTACAGCGAGTTCTTCGATATCCAGTGGCACTCACCGGACCCGCTGCTCAAGGGCCAACTGTTGATGCCCTTCCTCGGTAGCGACTACGGCGAAGCCCTGCAAAGCGGCGCGCTGCCCCTGGGTTTTGACCCAGCCCAGGGCAGTTTTTTGTCGAACACTACGAACACCGCTTCCCGATCTGCCCCAGTGACTACGGCGATATCCTGCGCGCCCATCCCCCCTCAAAGACTTGGCCGACCGCTTCAGCGCCCTGGCGTATCAGGCCGATGCCTGGCCCCAGGCCGCCAGCCTGAAACAGGCACTGGCGCAGCGGGCGCAGGACCCACTGACCCTGACGGCCATCGAACAGGCCCTGGAAATATTTGATGCGCGCCACCCCCAGGGTTTTGCCCGCCTGCATCAGTTGCTCGAACAACAAGCCTATCGCCTGGCCAGTTGGCGCACGGCAGCGGATGACATCAACTGGCGGCGCTTTTTCGACGTCAACGAGCTCGGCGGCCTGCGGGTGGAGCGCACCACGGTGTTCGAGGCCACCCATAGCAAGATCTTCCAACTGATCAGCGAGGGCCTGGTGGACGGCCTGCGCATCGACCATATCGACGGCCTGGCCGATCCACGGGGTTACTGCCGCAAGTTGCGGCGGCGCGTGGATGGATTGTCACCAGATCGCCACTTGCCGATCTTTGTCGAGAAGATCCTCGGCGCCGGCGAAACCCTGCGCGAAGACTGGCGGGTAGATGGCACCACCGGCTATGAATTCATGAACCAGGTGTCGCTGGTGCAGCACGACCCACAGGGTTTCGACGCCTTGGCCCGGCTCTGGCGCGAGGCCACTGAACGGCCTTCGGCATTTATCGAGGAAGCCTGGCTGGCCCGGCAACAGGTCCTCAACGGCTCCCTGGCCGGGGATTTTGAAAGCGTGGCCCAGGCCCTGCTGCAAGTGGCCCGTGCGGACGTGATGAGCCGTGACCTGACCTTGGGCGCGATCCGCCGCGCCTTACAGGAACTGGTCGTACATTTTCCGGTATACCGCACCTATATCAGCGCCTGTGGCCGTGGTGCCGCTGACGAAAGCGTGTTCCAGCAGGCCCTGGCCGGCGCCCGAGGGACCTTGAGCGAAGCCGACTGGCCAGTGCTCGACTGCCTGCAACAATGGCTCGGTGGCCAACCCTGGCGCGAGCGTCCCGTGGGGCAACCGCGCAAGATCCTCAAGCACGCCTGCGTGCGCTTCCAGCAACTGACCTCGCCGGCGGCCGCCAAGGCCGTGGAAGACACCGCCTTCTACCGCTCGGCGGTATTGCTCTCGCGCAATGACGTAGGCTTCAGTACCGAGCAGTTCAGCGCGCCCCTGGCTGACTTTCATGCCGCCAATCAGCAGCGCCTGCAGACCTTCCCCGATAACCTGCTGGCCACCGCCACCCATGACCACAAGCGCGGCGAAGACAGCCGCGCGCGCCTGGCGGTGCTCAGTGAATGTGCGCCGTGGTATGTCGAGCAGGTGCAGCATTGGCGCCGGCTGGCTATGCCGTTGCGCGAAGATCCGGGCATTCCTTCGGCCGGCGATGAGCTGATCCTCTACCAGGTGCTGCTGGGCAGTTGGCCCCTGGACCTGCAAGACATCGACGACTACCAGCAACGCCTCTGGCAATGGCAACAAAAAGCCCTGCGCGAAGCCAAATTGCACAGCAGTTGGAGCGCGCCCAACGACCTCTATGAGCAGGGTGTCGAAGCGTTCCTCACGCGCCTGTTGCTCGACCCGATCGGCCTGCCCTTGCGCACGGCGATCCACGCTGCCGCCGAGGCCATCACGCCCCGCCGGAGCACTGAACGGGCTGGCGCAATCCTTGCTGCGCAACACCGTGCCAGGTGTGCCGGACCTGTACCAGGGCGACGAATTCTGGGACTTGAGCCTGGTGGATCCGGACAACCGGCGGCCGGTGGACTTCAGCGCCCGGCAACGGGCACTGGCGGCAGAACCGGGCGACTTGCTTGAGCGCTGGCGTGACGGGCACCTGAAACAGGCGTTGATTGCCCAGGTGCTGAACCTGCGCAAGGCCCACCCACTGTTGTTTGCCAGGGGCCGCTATGAACCACTGCAAGTGCTGGGCAGGCATGCCCAACGGGTGGTTGCCTTCAGTCGCGAGTATCAGGGCCAATGGCTGTTGGTGGTGGTGCCGCGCTGGACCCACGCGCTGCTTGAAAACAGCGCCCAACCCCGGGTGGATGCGCAGGTTTGGGGCGATACCCGGATCCAATTACCGTTCGACGCCACGATGCAAAATTGGAAGGGACTTTTGCAAACAGGTGTAGTCACACCCAACAAGGAGCTACTGATCAGCGCAGCCCTGGGGGATGTCGGTGAATGTCTTTATCCATTCTGACGATCGAGAAAGCTGAAATTTTCTGTGAGGAGCATTGCGATGAGCACCGAAGACAAGCGCGTCCGTGAATTCGCGTATCAGATCTGGGAGTCCGAAGGTAAGCCCGAAGGCCAGGAAGCCCGTCACTGGGAAATGGCCCGCAAACTGGCCGAAGCCGAGGCACTGACCCCCACCAAACCCAAGGCCGGCACCAAGGCCAAGGCAAAACCTGCGGCTGAAAAAACCCGCCGCCGCCAAAAAGCCCCGAGCCCCACGCAAGCCCGTCGGCTGACCACCCTCCCGTAGGAGCCGGCGCACCGGCTCCTACAAAACAGCTCAACGATTGATCTGACCTGATGTCAGCACGGCCCCGTTCGGCCCGAAAAAACTTTGCAGGAGCAACACCACTATGACCAAGACACCCGATACCGAGCCATCGCGGATTCGTGAAGGCTTGCCCTTCCCCCTCGGCGCGACCTGGGACGGTCTGGGGTCAATTTCGCACTGTTCTCGGCCAACGCCACCAAAGTCGAGCTGTGCCTGTTCGACGATACCGGCGAAGTGGAACTTGAGCGCATCGAACTACCGGAATACACCGACGAGACCTTCCACGGCTACTTGCCCGACGCCCACCCGGGGCTGATCTACGGCTACCGCGTCTACGGCGCCTACGATCCTGCCAATGGCCATCGTTTCAACCATCACAAATTGTTGATCGACCCCTACGCCAAGCAACTGGTGGGCGAGCTCAAGTGGTCCGAAGCCCTGTTTGGCTACACCATCGGCCACCCGGATGCCGACCTGAGCTTTGATGAGCGCGACAGCGCACCCTTCGTGCCCAAATGCAAAGTCATTGACCCGGCCCACACCTGGGGCAACGACCAGCCCGTGCGCACACCGTGGGACCGCACCATCATCTACGAGACCCACCTGCGCGGCATCAGCATGCGCCATCCTTCGGTCCCTGAGGCTGTGCGCGGCACCTGCGCCGGGCTGATGGTCGACGATGTGCTCAAGCACATTCGCCAACTGGGCGTGTCATCGGTGGAACTGCTGCCGATCCACGCCTTCGTCAATGACCAGCACCTGCTGCAAAAAGGCATGACCAACTATTGGGGCTACAACAGCATCGCGTTCTTTGCCCCCGACCCGCGCTACCTGGCCAGTGGCAAGATCGCCGAATTTAAGGAAATGGTCGCGCACCTGCACGAAGCCAAGCTGGAGGTGATCCTCGATGTGGTCTACAACCACACCGCCGAAGGCAACGAGCAGGGCCCGACGCTGTCCATGCGCGGCATCGACAATGCCTCCTACTACCGCCTGATGCCCGACGACAAGCGCTTCTACATCAACGACTCCGGGACCGGCAACACCCTCGACCTGAGCCATCCCTGCGTGCTGCAAATGGTCACCGACTCCCTGCGCTACTGGGCCACGGAGATGCATGTGGATGGTTTCCGCTTCGACCTGGCGACCATTCTCGGGCGTTATCACGGTGGTTTCGACGAGCGCCACAGCTTCCTGGTCGCCTGCCGCCAGGACCCGGTGCTGCGCCAGGTGAAAATGATCGCCGAACCCTGGGATGTGGGCCCCGGCGGTTATCAGGTTGGTAAGTTCCCGCCAGGCTGGGTGGAATGGAATGACCGTTTCCGCGACACCGTGCGCGCGTTCTGGAAAGGCGATGATGGGCAACTGGCCGACTTTGCCGGGCGCATGACCGCTTCCGGCGAAATGTTCAACCAGCGCGGGCGGCGCCCCTACAGTTCGGTGAACTTCATCACCGCCCACGATGGCTTCACCCTCCACGACCTGGTGTCCTACAACGACAAGCACAACGAAGCCAACGACGAGAACAACCAGGACGGCAGCAATAACAACCTGTCGTGGAACCACGGCGTCGAAGGCCCCACCGAAGACCCCGAGATCAACGCACTGCGCCTGCGCCAGATGCGCAACTTCTTCGCCACCCTGTTGCTGGCCCAGGGCACGCCGATGCTGGTGGCCGGGGACGAGTTCGCACGCACCCAGCACGGCAACAACAACGCCTATTGCCAGGACAGCGAAATCGGCTGGGTCAACTGGGAGCTGGATGAAGATGGCAAGTCCTTGCTCAAGTTCGTCAAGCGCCTGATCAAGCTGCGCCTGGCCTACCCCATTCTGCGTCGCGGGCGTTTCCTGGTGGGCGACTACAACGAAGACATCGGGGTCAAGGATGTGACCTGGCTGGCTCCCGATGGCAACGAAATGACCATCGAACAGTGGGAGGACAGCCAGGGCCGTTGCCTGGGGATGTTGATGGATGGCCGCGCCCAGGAAACCGGGATTCGCCGGCCAGGGGCCGATGCCACGCTGCTGCTGGTGGTGAACGCGCACCATGACCTGGTGAATTTCCGTTTGCCCCAAGTGCCCGATGGCGGCTTCTGGACTTGCATGGTCGACACCAACCAGCCGGCCGTGCGCGGCCAGGAACGTTTCGACTTTGATCACGAATACGCCGTGACCGGACGCTCGCTGCTACTGTTCGAGCTACAACATGAGGAAGAGGTGTGAAATGGCGTTGCACGATTTTCTCCAACTCAATCGCCACGAACTGGCTGACATCGAGGGCGTTGGCCTGACGCTCAAAGCCATGGTGGACGCTGGCCTTGACCAATTGCCGCGCCCCGGTGGCGGGCAAACGCTGCTGCGCTTCAGTCAGTTGGCCCAGGTGGCCGGCCACAACTTGAGCCTGTGCAAGCTGTATGAAGGGCACACAGACGCGCTGGCAATCATGGCCGAACTCAATGCCCAAGCCCCACCAGCGGGCAGCACCTGGGGCATGTGGGCCGCCGAACCGCCGGCGGCACGGGTGCAGGTCAGACCTGTTGGCACCCAACTGCGGCTGGTGGGCCGCAAGGCCTGGTGCTCCGGCGCTGCGGTGGTCAGCCATGGATTATTGACCACCTGGGATGAGCAGCAACGCCAGCAGCTGGTCGCGGTGGCGATGGATCAGCCGGGTGTAGACGTGACCGGCGACGGCTGGCAAGCCGTGGGCATGAGGGGCCTGTGCGAGTGTCGAGGTGGTTTTCGACAACGCCGTCGCGGTTGCCGTCGGCGGGCCCGGGGATTACCTGCAGCGCCCGGGGTTCTGGCAAGGCGGGGTCGGCATCGCCGCGTGTTGGTACGGCGCGGCGCAACGTTTGGCCGAAGCGCTGCGCGAACACTGTCACCGTCGCGAGGAGCCCCATGCACTGGCGCATCTGGGCGCGGTGGATATGGCGTTGTACGCCGCCGCGACCGTGTTGCGTAAGGCTGCACGGCAGATCGACGATCAGCCCCTGGCCAATGCCCAATTGCTGGCACGCCGCACGCGGGCAGCAATTGAAGCCGCCGCCAACGAGGTCATCCATCATGTTGGGCGGGCCATGGGGGCCGGGCCATATTGCCTGGACCCGCACTTTGCCCAGTTGATCGCCGACTTGCCGGTGTACTTGCGCCAAAGCCATGCCGAGCGAGACCTGGCGGCCCTCGGCCAGCAGCTGTCGCAGCAATCTGCAGGAACGTGGCAACTGTGAAAGCCAACCCGATTGTCGGCCAGGGCACCCCACTGCGCGCCTGGCAAGATTCAGCGCGGGTCGCCGCGCTACCGCTGGTCAACGTGGCGCAGTTGGTGCCCGAAGGCGCACGCGCAGTGATCATCGCGCCCCATCCGGATGATGAAGTGCTGGGCTGCGGCGGCCCTGTTAGAAGGCCTGGCCGCGCTGGGGCGCGAATTGTTGCTGGTGTCGGTGACCGATGGTTGCGCCAGCCACCCCGGCTCGGCCCGCTGGCCCCCGCCAGCGCTTACGCGAGGTGCGCCCCCTGGAGTCCGCCGAGGCGCTGCAACGCCTGGGTTGGCCGCAACAGCGCCTGACCTGGCTGCGCGGCGGTTTCTCCGACAGCCAGGTACAGGCGCGGGAACCGGCATTGGCGCAGTTTATCCAGCAGCACCTGCAGCCCACGGACGTGGTGTTCACCACCTGGCGCGAAGATGGCCATTGCGACCACGAAGCCGTGGGCCGCGCCAGTGCCCAGGCCGCTCGGGCCGTGGGCGCACAGTTGATCGAATTGCCGGTGTGGACCTGGCACTGGGCAACCCCCGAGGACCCACGGGTGCCGTGGCACCGTGCGCACAAAATCGCCCTGGCGCCCGCTGCCGTAGCGCGCAAGTGCCATGCTTTGCACGCGTTCACCAGCCAATTGGAGGGTGACCCACAGATCGACTTGCCGCCCGTATTGCCGCCCCATGTGCTGGAGCGGCTATTGCAACCTTTTGAAGTGGTGTTTGTATGAGTGTTGCCACCGCCTATTTCGACCAGCTGTTTATTGACAATGACGACCCTTGGGCCTTTCGCCAGCGCTGGTATGAACAGCGCAAACGCGCCTTGACCCTGGGATTGCTGAGCAAACCCCGTTATACGTCGATCTTCGAACCCGGCTGCGCCAATGGCGAATTGAGCGCCGAACTGGCGCCGCGCTGCGATCAGCTGTTGTGTTGCGACACCGCAGCCCAGGCGGTGGCCCTGGCCCGGGCGCGCCTGCAGGGCTTTGCCCACGCCCAGGTGCGCCAGAGCCGCTTGCCGGCACAGTGGCCGGAAGGTCGATTCGAGCTGATCGTGCTCAGTGAGTGGTGCTATTACCTCGACCACGACGACCTGTGCGTGTTGATCGAGCAGGTCCTGGCGGCGTTGACCCACGATGGGCAGGTGCTGGCCTGCCACTGGCGCCCGCCTATCGACGGCTGCCCACAGACGGCGGAACAGGTCCACCAGTTGTTGCACCAACGCCTGGGCATGTCGCGCGTGGCGCAGGTGGCTGACAGTGATTTCCTACTCGACCTGTGGTCCCGCGAAAGCGCCTCGGTCGCCCACCGTGAGGGCCTGCGATGATCGGCATTCTGATCCCGGTGCACAACGAAGAGGCGCTGTTGCCCGAGTGCCTGAAGGCCGCGATGATCGCCGCCAGCCATCCGGGATTGCTCGGCGAGGAGGTGCAGATCCTGGTGGTTCTCGACAGCTGCACCGACCGCAGCAGCGCCATTGCCCAGGCGTTCGGGGTGCACAGCCTCTGCGTGGAAGCCCGTAATGTCGGCCAAGTACGCGGGGTGGGTGCGCGATACCTGCTCAACCATGGCGCCCGCTGGATCTCGTGCACCGATGCCGACAGCCGCGTCGCCGCCGATTGGCTGGTGGCGCAACTGGCCCTGGGCGTAGATGCGGTCTGCGGCACGGTCACGGTGGATGCCTGGAGCGAAGGCTTTGACCAGACGGCACAGATTCGCTACCACCAGGCCTACCAAGCCTGTGATGGGCATCGACATATCCATGGGGCCAACCTGGGCGTGAGTGCCGGTGCCTATGTGCGCGCCGGCGGGTTTGAGCCCCTGCCCTGTCATGAAGACGTGCAATTGGTTCGCCAACTGGAGCGTTGTGGCGCAACCATTGCCTGGAGCCATGCGCCCCAAGTCATCACCAGTGCGCGCCTGGACTGCCGCGCACAGGGCGGTTTTGGCGACTATTTGAAAGGCCTGATGCAGCCATCTTGAAAAAATTGCAACTTTACTCGGCGAAATCCGGCTGATGAACAATACTAATGCACGGCAATTCAGGATTCGAAGTGCCAGTGTGCCGCTCAGGCCTTGGTGCCTGCGCGATAAAAAAGGAGAGTCGACCCGTTAACGGGGCACGACCTGCATCATCAGGACAAGGATGTGACATTGATCAAACCCGCCACTTTGAACGACGGTCGCCCTACGCCGGCGCAAATCTGGAACAGCGCGCCGCAACTGGCACAAATCCCCACCATCAGCCCTTCCCTCTTGGTACCTGCCGGCTCACGGGTGGTGGTAGTCGCCCCACACCCGGGTGACGAAGTGCTGGCCTGCGGTGGTTTGCTGCAACTGCTCAGTGCCCTTGACTATCCCTTGAAGTTGATCTCGATCACCGACGGCAGTGCCAGTCATCCGGGTTCCAACCAGTGGTCGGCGCAACGCCTGAGCGTGTTTCGCCCCCAGGAAAGTGTCGAGGCCCTGCGTCGCCTTGGCTTGCCGCTGCACAGCCTGAAGTGGATTCGCGGTGGCTTTGGCGACAACGACCTGGCCGGTCGCGAACAGCTCTTGAGCCAATTCATCGCCCGCTACCTGCAACCTGGCGATGCGGTGTTTACCACCTGGCGCAATGACGGCAATGACGACCACGATGCCGTCGGTCGCGCCACCGCCATTGCCTGTGCGCTGACCGGCGCGCGTCTGCTGGAGTTGCCGATCTGGGCCTGGCATCGGCCCGCCCGCGAGGCCGGGCGCATGCCTTGGCAGTGCGCGCGCAAGGTGCGCCTCGACACCTGGAGCGTGGCGCGCAAACGCCACGCCGCCCATGCCTACGCCAGCCAATTGCTGGGCGATCCGTTGATCGGCCTGGCGCCGATGCTGCCACCGGTGTTGCTGGAGCGGATGCGCGAGCCCTACGAGATTGTGTTCCTGTAACTGGTCTATACCTGTTAATTCTGACAGTGGCAGCCCTTTGCGGCTGTTGCTAACGTGGAACAAGCACTGCACAGGTTCAGGTGCAGTCGAGAAAGCCATGCCAACCCCTTGCATTGGCGATGTTTTACGAAACGGAACCAGCCGTCCCTTATCGTTATCGTGCTTCCTGTTGCCATGGTCCGTACCGTGCCTGCCCCCTGCAGGCGACGGGATGTCAGCTGCCATCGACCGAGGAT
The Pseudomonas hygromyciniae genome window above contains:
- a CDS encoding SAM-dependent methyltransferase, whose product is MSVATAYFDQLFIDNDDPWAFRQRWYEQRKRALTLGLLSKPRYTSIFEPGCANGELSAELAPRCDQLLCCDTAAQAVALARARLQGFAHAQVRQSRLPAQWPEGRFELIVLSEWCYYLDHDDLCVLIEQVLAALTHDGQVLACHWRPPIDGCPQTAEQVHQLLHQRLGMSRVAQVADSDFLLDLWSRESASVAHREGLR
- a CDS encoding PIG-L deacetylase family protein, with product MKPATLNDGRPTPAQIWNSAPQLAQIPTISPSLLVPAGSRVVVVAPHPGDEVLACGGLLQLLSALDYPLKLISITDGSASHPGSNQWSAQRLSVFRPQESVEALRRLGLPLHSLKWIRGGFGDNDLAGREQLLSQFIARYLQPGDAVFTTWRNDGNDDHDAVGRATAIACALTGARLLELPIWAWHRPAREAGRMPWQCARKVRLDTWSVARKRHAAHAYASQLLGDPLIGLAPMLPPVLLERMREPYEIVFL
- a CDS encoding glycosyltransferase, producing MIGILIPVHNEEALLPECLKAAMIAASHPGLLGEEVQILVVLDSCTDRSSAIAQAFGVHSLCVEARNVGQVRGVGARYLLNHGARWISCTDADSRVAADWLVAQLALGVDAVCGTVTVDAWSEGFDQTAQIRYHQAYQACDGHRHIHGANLGVSAGAYVRAGGFEPLPCHEDVQLVRQLERCGATIAWSHAPQVITSARLDCRAQGGFGDYLKGLMQPS
- the malQ gene encoding 4-alpha-glucanotransferase; protein product: MSEAQLEILASRAGLAVDWIDANGRPQHVSADALRAVLQGLGHPADTDAAIAASLQDLERVQQDRHLAPLLTVDVGSGLDLAAYFTPHTPCQVHLEDGNTQSLTLDAEATLPGVLPVGYHQVHIADQSFTLAVAPHQCFSVAEAVDSQPARAWGLSAQLYALRRSGDGGFGDTQALEQLARAAAERGVDALAISPLHAMFGADTERYSPYSPSSRLFLNSLYASPGCILGERALRSAIESTGLADELQELEQQSLIDWPAAAKAKQRLLRALYEDFCQGEHPQQADFQSFRQAGGEALENHCRFEAVQAVRAANGESLDWRQWPEEWRDPGSAALAHFAAEQAEAIGFYVFNQWLIARCLERAQQAARGSGMGIGLIADLAVGADGAGSQAWSRQDELLADLTVGAPPDILNRAGQGWGISAFSPEGLKRNGFRAFIEMLRANFAHAGGLRIDHVMGLQRLWVIPKGASPKHGAYLYYPVDDLLRLLALESSRHRAIVLGEDLGTVPEGLREKLSARAMLGMRVLLFEQDHGGRFTPILDWPDNALATTSTHDLPTLYGWWHSRDIDWNVQLGLIDTPTVEQWSEHRQREREALRQALVQDPQNLRDELRNETDQMLDASVRYLGHTRAPLVLLPLEDALGVEEQANLPGTIDTHPNWRRRLPRDAAQLLEDENASRRLELLAVARNQALERDR